The sequence ATGAACTCCAGGCCCAGCTCCGGCGTCCAGCGCTCGCCCTCGTGGAACCCGGTCCCCGCGGGGATGGTCAGCTCCAGGTGCATGCCGAGGTCGACGACCACCCGGGCGGCGCGGAACAGCTGTTCCGAGAGCATGCCCAGCAGGTCGCCGTCGTCCGACAGGTAGCCCAGTTCCTCCATCAGGCGCTCCGAATACAGCGCCCAGCCCTCCGCGTGGCCCGACGTGAACGCCATCAGGCGCTGGTACTTGTTCAGCGACGCCGACTGGTCGACCGCCGTCGCGATCTGGAGGTGGTGGCCCGGTGCGCCCTCGTGGTAGACCGTGCTCGTTTCGCGCCACGTGCTGAACTCGTCGCGGCCGGCCGGCAGGGACCACCACATGCGGCCCGGGCGGGCGAAGTCCTCGCTCGGGCCCGTGTAGTACGCGCCGACGCCGCCGCCGGGCGGGGCGATCTTGCACTCCAGGGCCATCACGCGGTCGGAGATCTCGAAGTGCTTGCCGCGCAACGATTCCAGGGCGCCGTCGGACAGGCGCTGCATCCACGCCTCGAACTCCGTGCGGCCGTGGACGCGGTAGCGCGGGTCGGCGTCCAGGATCGCCGCGGCTTCCTTCGGGGTCGCGCCGGCCTTGACGCGGTTCGCGACCGCGCGCATTTCCGCTTCGAGGCGGGAAAACTCGGCCCAGCCCCACTCGTAGGCCTCGCGCAGGTCGAGCGCGGCGCCGACGAAGTACCGCGACCACAGGCGGTAGGCGTCCTCGCCGACAGCGTCCTTGACCGGGGCCTTCGGCGCCAGCTCGGCGCGCAGGAACCCGGCGAACTCGGCGAACGCCTCGTCGGCGGCCCGCGCGCCGTGCGCGAGGTCGCTCTTCAGCGCTTCACCCTGCGAAGACGCGCCGTCGACGAGCGCGGCGAAGAAGCCCTTCGCGTCCTTCAGCCCCGCCCACGTCTCGCACTGCCCCGCGACCTTCGAGACCTGCCGCAGCGCCGCGACGTGGCCCGCGTCGGCGCCCGCGAGGAGTCCTGCGCGGACGCCGGCCAGTGCCTTCGGGACCTCGCCGATGCGGGCCGCGACGACCGACCAGTCCTGCTCCGACTCCAGCGGCATCAGGTCGAACACCATCCGCAGCTCCTGGACGGGGCTGGAGATGGGGTTCAGGCTCGCCACATCGAGGCCGGCTTCGTGGATCTCCAGCTCCAGGCCCAGGCGCTCGGTGAAGACGGCCTGCGCGGCCCGTTCCGCGGCGTCCCGGGGTTCGGCGGCCGCGACGGCGGCGTGCGCCCGCGCGGCCAGCCCGGCGCGCTCGGCGAAACCCTCCGCCGAGTAGTCGGTCAGCCGGTGGTCGTGGCCGGCGATGCCGTGGGAGGTCGCGGCGACCGGGTCCGCGGCCGCGTAGTCGTCGACGTAGCGGTCGCAGATGCCGTTGACGTCTGAAGCAGTGGAAGCCATGTGCCGCACGCTACCGGGCCACCCGGACCCGGTGGTACGTACTTAAGCACGGGCCGGGACGAGCCCCAGGCGGGCGACGACCTCGCGCGTCGCCTTCGACCGGTTGAACGTGTAGAAGTGCAGGTTCGGCACGCCCTCGGCGATCAGCCTCTCGCACAGCTCGGTGGTGACGTCGATGCCCGCGGCGCGGAACGCCTTGGCGTCGTCGGCCAGCGGCTCGAGCCGGTCGAGCAGCTTCCGCGGGGCCGGCGCGCCGGACAGCTTGATCGTCGTCTGCAGGGTCCGCATCGTCGTCAGCGGCATGACGCCGGGCAGCACCGGGACGTCGCAGCCGGTCGCGGCGACCCGGTCGCGCAGCCGCAGGAAGTCCTCGGCGTCGTGGAACAGCTGGGCGATCGCGAAGTCGGCGCCCGCCCGCAGCTTGCGGACCAGGTACTTCGTGTCGGTCTCCAGGTCGGCGGAGCGCGGGTGGCCGTAGGTGTACGCCGACACGCCGACGCAGAAGTCGCCCAGCTCGCGCACGAGCTGGACGAGCTCTTCGGCGTAGGTCAGGCCCTCCGGGTGCGGGATCCAGTCGCCGTAGACGTCGCCCGGCGGGTCGCCGCGCAGCGCGAGGATGTTGCGGACGCCGACCGAGGCGTACCAGCCGATGACGTTGCGCAGCTCGGCGACGGAGTGGTTGACCGCCGTCAGGTGCGCCATCGGCACCAGCGTCGTCTCGGTCGCGACGCGCGCGATGCTGCGGATCGTGCCGTCGCGGCTGGAGCCGCCGGCGCCGTAGGTGATCGACATGTAGGCCGGGTCGTACGACTCGAGCTCCCGGATCGCCTTCCACAGGACGGCCTCGTCCGCCGCGTCCCGGGGCGGGAAGAACTCGATGGAGAACTTCGGCCCGTCTCCGCGCAACCGCTCGATCACCGACGTCATGCCTGCATGTTAAGGGCCGACGCCCGCCATGCGGGAGCCCCCGTCCGCGTCGCGAGACTGCGGTTCGACTCACATTCGAGGCGCTATGGCGGACTAAACTGGCTGAGTGCGCGAAGACGACGTGAGCTGGGACGAGGACGTTCGCCTGGCGGTCTACCACGCGTTCGCCGACCGAGGCCGGGCTCCGACCGCCCCGGAGCTGGCCGACGCGGCCGGTGGCTCGCTGGCCGTCGCGAAGCAGGCGCTGCACCGCCTCGCCGACGCCCACCACCTG is a genomic window of Amycolatopsis lexingtonensis containing:
- the metF gene encoding methylenetetrahydrofolate reductase [NAD(P)H] — encoded protein: MTSVIERLRGDGPKFSIEFFPPRDAADEAVLWKAIRELESYDPAYMSITYGAGGSSRDGTIRSIARVATETTLVPMAHLTAVNHSVAELRNVIGWYASVGVRNILALRGDPPGDVYGDWIPHPEGLTYAEELVQLVRELGDFCVGVSAYTYGHPRSADLETDTKYLVRKLRAGADFAIAQLFHDAEDFLRLRDRVAATGCDVPVLPGVMPLTTMRTLQTTIKLSGAPAPRKLLDRLEPLADDAKAFRAAGIDVTTELCERLIAEGVPNLHFYTFNRSKATREVVARLGLVPARA
- a CDS encoding DUF885 domain-containing protein; amino-acid sequence: MASTASDVNGICDRYVDDYAAADPVAATSHGIAGHDHRLTDYSAEGFAERAGLAARAHAAVAAAEPRDAAERAAQAVFTERLGLELEIHEAGLDVASLNPISSPVQELRMVFDLMPLESEQDWSVVAARIGEVPKALAGVRAGLLAGADAGHVAALRQVSKVAGQCETWAGLKDAKGFFAALVDGASSQGEALKSDLAHGARAADEAFAEFAGFLRAELAPKAPVKDAVGEDAYRLWSRYFVGAALDLREAYEWGWAEFSRLEAEMRAVANRVKAGATPKEAAAILDADPRYRVHGRTEFEAWMQRLSDGALESLRGKHFEISDRVMALECKIAPPGGGVGAYYTGPSEDFARPGRMWWSLPAGRDEFSTWRETSTVYHEGAPGHHLQIATAVDQSASLNKYQRLMAFTSGHAEGWALYSERLMEELGYLSDDGDLLGMLSEQLFRAARVVVDLGMHLELTIPAGTGFHEGERWTPELGLEFMLTRTITDEAHLRDEIDRYLGWPGQAPAYKIGERLWLTARAEAQARAGAAFDIKRFHTEALKMGGMGLDTLREQLAKLD